A stretch of Lodderomyces beijingensis strain CBS 14171 genome assembly, chromosome: 8 DNA encodes these proteins:
- a CDS encoding 40S ribosomal protein uS13, with product MPLVVQEQGSFQHILRLLNTNIDGRIKIMYALTKIRGVGRRYSNLVCKKADVDLNKRAGELTQEELERIVTIMQNPTNFKIPTWFLNRQKDQVDGKDYHVLANNLESKLRDDLERLKKIRSHRGIRHFWGLKVRGQHTKTTSRGR from the exons ATGCCATTAGTTGTCCAAGAACAAGGTTCATTCCAGCACATTTTACG TTTGTTGAACACCAACATCGATGGTAGAATCAAGATCATGTAcgccttgaccaagatcaGAGGTGTCGGTAGAAGATACTCCAACTTGGTGTGCAAAAAAGCCGATgttgacttgaacaagagagCCGGTGAATTGACCCAAGAAGAATTGGAGAGAATCGTCACCATAATGCAAAACCCAACCAACTTCAAGATCCCAACTTGGTTCTTGAACAGacaaaaagatcaagttgacgGTAAGGATTACCAcgtcttggccaacaactTGGAATCCAAATTGAGAGATGACTTGGaaagattgaagaagatcaGATCGCACAGAGGTATCAGACACTTCTGGGGCTTGAAAGTCAGAGGTCAACACACCAAAACTACTTCCCGTGGTCGTTAA
- a CDS encoding mitochondrial 54S ribosomal protein uL4m, whose amino-acid sequence MRRSRSNDSRQNKKASSCPAMKTMLNSIRRLATQAPTKSQPILNIATPPKYTLAQLRTFPSLAPKSFIPLPQQFFNTEIPTRRDLLWSAVVYEADAARVGSNFVTLKSDKPYSGRKLRPQKGSGRARLGSGNSPHLYNEVKAHAIKGPHDWSTDLPFKVYSKAVQTALTVQYKRGNLVVVENECDFKQRNLEVSQSFVSTHGLTRLNMLFVTDAPREKLSLSMRHFFVNPEKLKSVKRRDRAKVLNKCKGKVVLKEDLQVRDILKANRVFVELPALQWLISMYGSK is encoded by the coding sequence ATGCGCAGATCCAGATCCAACGATAGCCGGCAAAACAAGAAGGCCAGCAGTTGCCCAGCAATGAAGACGATGCTCAATTCGATACGAAGGTTGGCGACCCAAGCGCCCACCAAATCGCAGCCCATACTAAATATAGCCACGCCGCCAAAGTACACCTTGGCGCAATTGCGCACTTTCCCCAGCTTGGCCCCCAAGTCGTTCATCCCGCTCCCACagcagtttttcaacaccgagATCCCCACGAGACGAGATTTGCTATGGAGCGCCGTGGTCTACGAGGCCGATGCCGCGAGGGTCGGCTCCAATTTCGTCACGCTCAAGTCGGATAAACCGTACTCGGGACGCAAATTGCGTCCGCAAAAGGGCTCGGGCCGGGCACGTTTGGGTTCTGGAAACTCGCCGCACTTGTATAACGAGGTCAAGGCGCACGCGATCAAGGGTCCGCATGACTGGAGCACCGATTTGCCCTTTAAAGTCTACTCGAAAGCGGTGCAGACTGCGTTGACGGTGCAGTATAAGCGGGGCAacttggttgtggttgagaACGAATGCGATTTCAAGCAGCGCAATTTGGAAGTTAGCCAGAGTTTCGTTAGCACGCACGGGCTCACCCGGTTGAACATGTTGTTTGTCACGGACGCGCCTAGGGAGAAGTTGCTGTTGAGCATGAGGCATTTCTTTGTCAACCCcgagaagttgaagctggttAAGAGACGCGATAGAGCGAAGGttttgaacaagtgcaaGGGGAAAGTTGTCCTCAAGGAGGATTTGCAGGTGAGGGATATTTTAAAGGCGAATAGAGTCTTTGTTGAGTTGCCAGCTTTGCAATGGCTTATTTCGATGTATGGCAGTAAATAG